A segment of the Lelliottia amnigena genome:
CAGCCAAACCCGAGTTCTGCATACCGACTTCAATTGCCAGCGTACGGCAGGTGGATTCGTCAAAGCCAAACAGTTTTCCGCCCCAGTAACCGCTCAGCAGGCCAATGGCGTTATGCAGGATCACCGCGATGATGACCACAAAACCGACAGAAGCGATGTGCGAGGCTGAACCCGCGACCACCGCACTGATAATCGCCAGAATACACGCCATGGAAAAGGCGGGCAGATACGGCTCAACGGCCTTCACCACGCGCGGAAACAGATGATGAATTACCAGACCTAGCGCAATCGGAATCACCACTATTTGCAGAATCGAGAGCAGCATTCCCATCACATCGACCTGAATATGCGCATCCACGTACAGGCGCGTCAGCAACGGTGTGGCGACCACGCCCACCAGTGTCGAAACGGATGAAATGGTGACCGACAGCGCCACATCGCCTTTCGCCAGATAGATCATCACGTTTGACGCCGTACCGCTGGCGACGCTCCCGACCAAAACCATTCCCGCGGATAAATCCGGCGGCATCTTAAAGGCGATCGCCAGCAGCCAGGCGGCCAGCGGCATCACCAGATAGTGCAGGAAAATACCCGCCGCGACGGGCGCAGGGCGTGACAGCACGCGCTTAAAGTCGTCGATTTTCAGGTGCACGCCCATGCCAAGCATAATCAGCATCAGCAGCGTGGTGACCCACGGGCCGATCGGGGTGAAGGTGGTTGGCGTGTAATAAGCGAGCACAGAGAGCAGCAGCGCCCATAACGGGAACAGCCGGGTGATGGCGGATAACATAGTCTTTCCTTGCGATTTTAGTGTGTTGTTTTGTTATAAAAAAGCCGGGTCTGTGCCCGGCTGATAGGTATTGTTTATCCTGCTAAGGAATTTTATTCAAACAAATTATGATGAAGTTTCTGCACGACCTGCTCGGCTTCGTGGCCCGGCACCAGGAAGCACAGGTTGTAGCTGGATGCGCCGTAGCAAATCATGCGGATGTTGAACGGGTCGAGAACGCCAAACACCTCTTTGCCCACGCCGCAGGCGCGTGACAGCTTATTGCCGATGATCGCGACCAGCGCCAGGTCTTCTTCCACTTCCACGCGGCACAGAGCCGAAAGCTCCATCAGCAGCGACTGAGTCAGCAGCGTATCGCCGGTTGACGTTGAGCCGGTCGTATCCAGCGTTAACGCGATGCTCACTTCCGACGTGGTAATCAAATCAACCGAGATATTATGGCGCGCCAGAATACCGAACACTTCGGCGAGGAATCCGCGCGAATGCAGCATATTCAGGCTGTGCAGCGTGACCAGCGTCTGCTTACGGCGCAGCGCCAGCGCGCGGAACAGCGGTGGGTTCACAGTGTTTTTACATACCAGGGTGCCGCCCGCTTTCGGATCTTTGCTGGAGCCGACGAACACAGGGATATCGCTGCGCACGGCGGGCAATAATGTGGCCGGATGCAGCACTTTTGCGCCGAATGTCGCCATCTCAGCCGCTTCTTCGAATGCAATCACATCAATACGTTTAGCGGCAGGTACCACGCGAGGATCGGTGGTGTAGATGCCAGGGACGTCGGTCCAGATATCAACGCGCGTCGCATACAACGCTTCACCCAGCAGGGCTGCCGTGTAGTCGCTTCCGCCACGGCCAAGCGTCGTGGTGCGGCCTTTGGCTTCGCTCCCGATAAAGCCCTGGGTAATCACGATGCCTTCTGCAAGGCGCGGAGCCAGCTGCTGTTTTGACAGCTCAGAAAGCGTAGCAACGTCCGGCTCGGCACGACCAAAACGGTCACTGGTGCGCATCACTTTGCGCACGTCAAACCACTGCGCCATCACGTCGCGTTCACGCAGGATCTCAACGAAAAGCAGGGTGGACATCAACTCGCCGTGACTCACCAGTTCATCGGTCAGCGCCGTGGATGTCGCCAGCGAGGCCGCTTCGGCCAGGGTGGTGATATTTTCCATCAGGCGTTCAACTTCTTCACGAATGACGTGAGGATTTTGCATACGTTCGAGGATATCGAACTGAATTTTGCGCAGCGCGTCGAGCTTCACAAAGCGTTCTGTCGCTTCCAGTCCCTCAGACAACGCAACCAGCAGATTAGTCACTCCTGCTGATGCAGAAAGAACAACCAGGCGGGTATTCGGATCGGCCAGCACCACATCGGCGCTGCGGTTCATGGCAGCGTAATCGGCCACGCTGGTCCCGCCAAACTTGGCGACAACAAAACTCGTCATAACATCCTCGTGTAGGAAAAGAATAAAGCGACCCTGGCACAAGAATGAAATGAAAACAGGTGCAGGCGCAAATACCGCCCTATAAATAAAATGCGGGAGGAGTCCTGTCAACGCTGGGATTATGCGGATTTTTCATGGGGGGTACCCCCTGAGTAACAGGACTTATAAAAGGACGCTATTTTATCCTTCACTTTACCGCTGAACGGGCTACTTTTGACCGCCCGCAGGCTCAGGATTCAGCAGCTATACTTTTTGGGTCTTTTCACTCGCGTTTGATACAGGCCAGG
Coding sequences within it:
- the lysC gene encoding aspartate kinase translates to MTSFVVAKFGGTSVADYAAMNRSADVVLADPNTRLVVLSASAGVTNLLVALSEGLEATERFVKLDALRKIQFDILERMQNPHVIREEVERLMENITTLAEAASLATSTALTDELVSHGELMSTLLFVEILRERDVMAQWFDVRKVMRTSDRFGRAEPDVATLSELSKQQLAPRLAEGIVITQGFIGSEAKGRTTTLGRGGSDYTAALLGEALYATRVDIWTDVPGIYTTDPRVVPAAKRIDVIAFEEAAEMATFGAKVLHPATLLPAVRSDIPVFVGSSKDPKAGGTLVCKNTVNPPLFRALALRRKQTLVTLHSLNMLHSRGFLAEVFGILARHNISVDLITTSEVSIALTLDTTGSTSTGDTLLTQSLLMELSALCRVEVEEDLALVAIIGNKLSRACGVGKEVFGVLDPFNIRMICYGASSYNLCFLVPGHEAEQVVQKLHHNLFE
- a CDS encoding bile acid:sodium symporter yields the protein MLSAITRLFPLWALLLSVLAYYTPTTFTPIGPWVTTLLMLIMLGMGVHLKIDDFKRVLSRPAPVAAGIFLHYLVMPLAAWLLAIAFKMPPDLSAGMVLVGSVASGTASNVMIYLAKGDVALSVTISSVSTLVGVVATPLLTRLYVDAHIQVDVMGMLLSILQIVVIPIALGLVIHHLFPRVVKAVEPYLPAFSMACILAIISAVVAGSASHIASVGFVVIIAVILHNAIGLLSGYWGGKLFGFDESTCRTLAIEVGMQNSGLAAALGKIYFSPLAALPGALFSVWHNLSGSLLAGYWSGKPIEEPHKKDRVKAG